A window of Thermococcus sp. genomic DNA:
GGAACGGCTCCAATAGGGTTTGTTATCGCAAACAAGCCACCGTAGAGCAATATGAGATTTTTAAGGAAAGTTATGATGTCTATCATCTCATCACCAACCGAGCACGAGGAAGGGACTTTAAAAATTTAGTGGTTTTTTAGTAGTTTTTTCTATTTGTAGTTTTATAATCAGAAAAACTTATTAAGGTTTTTAAATTACAGATTTTGGTGATGTCATGGGACATTCAATCCATTACAAAACTAATATCGTCAGATGGAGTGGCTTTAGAGAGCTAGTGAAAAGGGTGGCTTATGGCATAGGCTACGAGGTTGAAGTTGAGAAGAACTACCTCGTGCTCAATCCGGGCCATCCTCTCGTCGAGCCCCTAATTATAGAGAAAAAGGGAATGGGCTTTGCCAAGACTAACCTGATAGAGCCTCACCACTCTATATACCTGCTGGTTCTTCACTCGGTTGCATTCTTTGGCTCCGTTGAGCTCTGGGAGGACTGAGAAAGATAAATTTCTAGTATCCTCACTGGCCTCGCCCCTCTAAAAGCCCGGTTCTCAACGAGAACCTTAACAACTCTTCCCGGTTCGGCATC
This region includes:
- a CDS encoding DUF2101 family protein, producing DAEPGRVVKVLVENRAFRGARPVRILEIYLSQSSQSSTEPKNATE
- a CDS encoding TonB-dependent receptor, coding for MGHSIHYKTNIVRWSGFRELVKRVAYGIGYEVEVEKNYLVLNPGHPLVEPLIIEKKGMGFAKTNLIEPHHSIYLLVLHSVAFFGSVELWED